The Terriglobales bacterium genomic sequence GCCACGCGCGAGAGTCGGCGCGCACATCGTTTTCACCGGAGCGCAAGGGCGACTACGAGAAGAGCCTCGCCAGGAAGAAGGCGGCGCCGGCGGCGAGGCCGCCGACGAGCAGCGTCTGCCAGGCGCCGCGCAGCGAGCCGGTCTGGCTGACGCGTCCCTTCAGAAATCCGAACGTCGCGAGCGCGAGAGCGGTGACGCCGCTGGAGGTGAACAGGGCGGCGTGCACGTCGTGCATCACGGTGTAGGGCGAGAGGGGAATGATGCCGCCGGCGACGTAGGAACCGGCAATCGTGGCCGCGCTCACGACGGCGCGCTTGGGGTCGGGGCGCTCGAGGCCGAGTTCGAAGCGCATCATGAAGTCCACCCAGTCTTCGTGGCGCTTTTCCAGCGCGCGCACGATGGGATGAATTTCCTCGGGCGTGAGCCCGTAGCCCTCAAAGATTTCCTGCGTCTCGCGGACTTCGTCGGCCCTGCGCTCGCGCACTTCGTACTGCTCGCGGCGTCGCTCACGAACGTAGTGCTCGGCGTCGCTGCGCGCTGCCAAGTATCCGCCGAGACCCATGGCGATGGAGCCGGCGGCGATCTCGGCCAGACCGGCGATAACGATGGTGCGGTTGGCGACCATCGCGCCGCTCAGTCCGGCGGCGAGCGCGAAGGGGACGGTGAGTCCGTCAGACATGCCGATGACGATGTCGCGAACCACCTGGCTGCCGGTGAAATGACGCTCGACGTGCGGTGTGGCGGGCATGGCGGGAAGAAGCTATCACAGAGGCACAGAGAAGAGTTGCCGCTTGGCAACCCTCTGTGACCCTGTGTCCCGGTGGTGGATGTTCGCTACCTCAATTCCGGATGGGCCCGCACGTACTCGATGGCGTTCTTCGCCATGTCGCGCTCGCCGCGATAGCTCAGGAGTCTTGACGCGTCGTCGAGCGGGATCCACTCGGCAGCGGCGACTTCGTGCCGCATCTCGTCAGAGATGTTGCCCAGTTTCCCGTCGCGGTAGAGGAATAGATAGAAGGTGACGATCTTGAAGACGCGTTGGCCGTCGCCCCACGTGCGGCGGTAGACGTACTTGACGTCGCCCAGCTTGCCCACCAGTTCGGCGTCGAGGCCGGTTTCTTCGCGGACCTCGCGCAGCGCGGTCTGTTGCGGGCGCTCGCCGGGATCGACGATGCCCTTGGGCAGGGCGAGGACGCGCGGCTGGCTGGCGTTCGCGGCGTCGCGGCGCGGCTCGATGGCGGCCAGCTGCCACTTGCCGCGAAAGCGGCGCAGCACAACACCACCGGCTGAGAATTCGCGCGCCATGGTCTTGATCGTCAGAACGGGGAGGCCAGTCTGCCCCCGGGCGCGGCATGGGTGCAAGGCCCGGCGGAAAACCACGGCGCAGGGTAATCAGGCGGCGTATCCAAAGTAATGGCCAGATGGCCGCGCAACCAGCAATTCTGGCGCGCCAGGGCGCATCATTGTTGCTGCTGGTTGCATCGAACTAAGGGCAGAGCTTTATGAGCAAACTCGCCCGGCTGGCACGATCGCTGCACGTTTTCGCGGAGAACCTGAAGCGTCCTCCGGTGCTGGCGCCGGCGACTGCGCCATGGCAGCGTCC encodes the following:
- a CDS encoding NUDIX domain-containing protein — its product is MAREFSAGGVVLRRFRGKWQLAAIEPRRDAANASQPRVLALPKGIVDPGERPQQTALREVREETGLDAELVGKLGDVKYVYRRTWGDGQRVFKIVTFYLFLYRDGKLGNISDEMRHEVAAAEWIPLDDASRLLSYRGERDMAKNAIEYVRAHPELR
- a CDS encoding VIT1/CCC1 transporter family protein; amino-acid sequence: MPATPHVERHFTGSQVVRDIVIGMSDGLTVPFALAAGLSGAMVANRTIVIAGLAEIAAGSIAMGLGGYLAARSDAEHYVRERRREQYEVRERRADEVRETQEIFEGYGLTPEEIHPIVRALEKRHEDWVDFMMRFELGLERPDPKRAVVSAATIAGSYVAGGIIPLSPYTVMHDVHAALFTSSGVTALALATFGFLKGRVSQTGSLRGAWQTLLVGGLAAGAAFFLARLFS